The Candidatus Hydrogenedentota bacterium genomic sequence CCGATTTTCATCTCGTTCACAATCTCTTTGTTCACCCACCGCGCGATGCTTCGAGGAGCCTGGCCCAGTCGGTGACGTTCGCGGCCCGGGAGGGGCTGATGACCTTCGGCCGAAATCGGGAAGAGTCTCCGCCGTACAGAGCCAGTCAATTTAACAAGGTTCTGGCGCATCCATTGATTCCCGAGGGCGCGGGCGAAGTGAAGAGTGTGGAAATTGCGCCGCTCTCGGGCCAGCGGGCGCCGCGTTTTCTCGTGGGGACCATCGAACCCTGGCACGGCCATCAGGCGGTCGTGTATCTCGGGCCCGATGCCGAGGGCGAGATGTCGCGATTCGTCCTGGACGATCAACTCAAGGGCGGTCATGCGGTCTGGTTCGAGGATTTTGACCGCGACGGCGCGCCGGATATGCTCGTCGGCTTCCGCGAAAAGGCGGGGCCGAAGAACCTGCCCGGCCTGAATATCTACCAGCTCGCCATCGGCGAGGACGATCAGGTCACCGCCGAAAAACACATCATCGACGACGGCGGCATGGCCACGGAAGACGCGCTGGCCGCCGACATGAACGGCGATGGTTGGCCGGATGTGGTGGCCTACGGCCGGGCCACGAAGAACATCAAGTATTACGAGAACCTCGGCGCCAATGAATAACCGCCTCATCGCCTGCATCCTGCTCTTCGCCGTGCTGGCGGGTTGCGGCGCCCCGAGTGAAAAAGAGGCCCCGCAGGATTCCCCGGTGTCGCTGGAAGGGTTCAATGTGGTCGTTATCCTCATTGATTCCCTTCGGGCCGATCACCTCGGGGCCTACGGGCGTCCGGGGCCGACCTCCCCGTTCATTGATACCCTCGCCAGCGACGCCGTGGTCTTCGGCGAGGCGCACGCCCCATCGTCGTTCACGCGCGAGTCCGTGTCGGCCCTGTTCACCGGGAAACTGCCTTCGCAGAGCGGCGCCACGGGCTGGGCGGCCCGCCCCTCGGGCCCGCGGCTGGGCCCGATCTTCCGGGAAGCGGGCTACGCCACCGGATTTTTCAGCGAGAGCGTGGTCGTAAAAGGGCCCGCCTACACCGAGGGCTTCGACGACTTCGAGTTTTTCGACCTGACCAACGCCGACCGCGAGCACGCGCCGCGGCTGTCCGAACGCGCGCTGGAATTCGCGAAAAAGCATGCCGCCGATCCCTTCCTGATGTACGTCCACTATCTCGACCCGCACGGCGAATACTATCCGCCCGCGGAGTACGCGGCCCGATTCGTGGACCAGCCCCCGGAAGTTCCGCTGACCCTCTATGAATCCGGGGAAGGCGTGATCAACGTCCGCGCGCACCGGAATGCGCTCGTGGCGCGGGGATTCGCGCCGGGCCAGAAAGACTTCGAGGACTGGCGCGGAACCTACGAAGCGGAGATCGCCTATGTGGACGACGCCGTGCGTATGCTGGTGGAGGGCCTCGAAGCGCTCGGTGTCCTGGATCGCACGTTGCTCGTCGTGACCTCGGACCATGGGGAAGAATTCCTGGAGCACGGCTACGTGGAGCACGCGTGGACGGTGTACCGCGAGAGCACGCACGTGCCGCTGCTGCTGCATGTGCCCCGCGCGCTGTCCCCCGCGCGTATCGACGCCCGCATCTCCACGGTGCGCATCCTGCCCACGCTGTTGTCGCTGGCCGGCCTCGAAACGCCCGCCGGGCTGCCGCGCCCGCTCATCGAGGAGGCCGGCGGCAAGGTGGAAGCCATCTCGGAGCCCGGCCCCGTGATTTCCGAGAACCACATCGAGTTCCGCAACTCCTCGGTCGCGCTGCGGGATGGGGATTGGACCTACATCGCGTGGTTTCGCGAAATCCCGCCCGAATCGCGCCACACCGCCCTGCGGATCGACGGCGAGAAAATCGCGGCCGGCGCGCCTTTTCCGATCGGGGCCACGCCCGTGCGCGAGGAGCTTTTCAACACGGCATCCGACCCGGATGAACAGCGGGATATCGCCGCCGCCCAACCGGACGCGCTGGAGCGCATGCGCGGGCTGCTCGAGGCCTACCGTGAGGCGTGCCGGGGCGCTGCGGAGGGCGCCCCGCCCGAAGGCGCGGACGATGCCGCCCGCGAAGCCCTGGAGACCCTCGGCTACCTGTGAAAAGTCGCGGGCGCGCCCCGGCGATTTGCTATACTGCCGCCGGTGGGCGAAGGGATGGAATCGGAATGCAGCACCTGGAAAACGAATTCCTGAAGGTCTCCGCGAGCGCCAGTGGCGCGGAGCTGAGGCGCGTATTCGACAAGCAGCACAGCCTGGAACGCCTGTGGGAGGGCGATACCGCGGTCTGGAACCGCCACGCGCCCATCCTGTTCCCCATCGTCGGGCGGCTGCTGAACAATCAATACACCTATGCGGGAAAAAACTACGAACTTCCCCAGCACGGCTTTGCGCGAGACCATGTCTTCGATGTGAAGCGCGAAACGGACGCCACCTTGTCCTACACGCTGTCGGACTCCGAGGCGACGCGCGAGGTCTACCCCTTTGCGTTTCACCTTCAGGTGGACTACACCCTGGTGCGGAATCAGATCCGGGTCGACTATACCGTGACCAATCCGGGGCGCGAGACCATGCATTTCTCGATCGGCGGGCATCCGGGATTCGCGTGCCCGCTGCTGGAAGACGAGCGGTTCAGCGACTACTACATCGAGTTCGAGAAGCAGGAGACTTGCGCGCGCTGGTACGCCAACGAAAACGGGCACATCCACCGCGCCGAGGAAGACTATCTGCTCGACACCAACATCATCCCCTACACCATCGATCGCTTCAAGGAGGACGCCCTCATCTTCAAGGACCTCCAGTCGAAAACGGTGGCGATTAAGAGCTTCAAGAACAGCCATGCGGTGACGATGGACTTCGCGGGCTGGCCCTATCTCGGGATCTGGAGCAAGCCCGGCGGTGCGCCGTTCATCTGCCTGGAGCCGTGGTACGGGATCGCCGACCACGTCGGGCACGATGGCGAACTCACCCGCAAAGAGGGTATTATGGCGCTCGAGCCCGGGCTCAATTTCTGTTGCTCCTACGGGCTTACCTTTACCTGATCCGGTGGCGCC encodes the following:
- a CDS encoding VCBS repeat-containing protein, whose translation is MNPTRLLLVLAIASAASTGAFPAFQEHVINPDAGTGLAITVADVNNDGKPDIVGVSSDDVAWYENPTWERHLIADTIRNSNVCIAAHDIDGDGIPEFALGADWQFNNTESGGALFLLSHQGDVKQPWKVTTLVEEEPTLHRIQWADLDGDGRKELVVAPLKGRGSTGPDFTDAGVKLYALFPGEDPLATPWREEVISTDFHLVHNLFVHPPRDASRSLAQSVTFAAREGLMTFGRNREESPPYRASQFNKVLAHPLIPEGAGEVKSVEIAPLSGQRAPRFLVGTIEPWHGHQAVVYLGPDAEGEMSRFVLDDQLKGGHAVWFEDFDRDGAPDMLVGFREKAGPKNLPGLNIYQLAIGEDDQVTAEKHIIDDGGMATEDALAADMNGDGWPDVVAYGRATKNIKYYENLGANE
- a CDS encoding sulfatase, producing MNNRLIACILLFAVLAGCGAPSEKEAPQDSPVSLEGFNVVVILIDSLRADHLGAYGRPGPTSPFIDTLASDAVVFGEAHAPSSFTRESVSALFTGKLPSQSGATGWAARPSGPRLGPIFREAGYATGFFSESVVVKGPAYTEGFDDFEFFDLTNADREHAPRLSERALEFAKKHAADPFLMYVHYLDPHGEYYPPAEYAARFVDQPPEVPLTLYESGEGVINVRAHRNALVARGFAPGQKDFEDWRGTYEAEIAYVDDAVRMLVEGLEALGVLDRTLLVVTSDHGEEFLEHGYVEHAWTVYRESTHVPLLLHVPRALSPARIDARISTVRILPTLLSLAGLETPAGLPRPLIEEAGGKVEAISEPGPVISENHIEFRNSSVALRDGDWTYIAWFREIPPESRHTALRIDGEKIAAGAPFPIGATPVREELFNTASDPDEQRDIAAAQPDALERMRGLLEAYREACRGAAEGAPPEGADDAAREALETLGYL
- a CDS encoding aldose 1-epimerase family protein, with protein sequence MQHLENEFLKVSASASGAELRRVFDKQHSLERLWEGDTAVWNRHAPILFPIVGRLLNNQYTYAGKNYELPQHGFARDHVFDVKRETDATLSYTLSDSEATREVYPFAFHLQVDYTLVRNQIRVDYTVTNPGRETMHFSIGGHPGFACPLLEDERFSDYYIEFEKQETCARWYANENGHIHRAEEDYLLDTNIIPYTIDRFKEDALIFKDLQSKTVAIKSFKNSHAVTMDFAGWPYLGIWSKPGGAPFICLEPWYGIADHVGHDGELTRKEGIMALEPGLNFCCSYGLTFT